In the genome of Ureibacillus sp. FSL W7-1570, the window TTGAAACCTTTTCGCATTTTTTATATCTATGTTAAAATTCGCTTATAGCTTATACTATGGAAATTGTGAGTTGAGAAACAAATGGAAAACCAAAAATTTGTCATTGTGGATTTGGAAACAACCGGCCATTCCCCAAAAGCGGGGGATCGGATCATCCAAATTTCAATGGTGATCATGAAAAATTGGGAAGTGGAAGAGACTTTCACGACCTTTATAGATCCGAAACGATCCATTCCCTTTTTTATTCAGGATTTAACGAATATTTCCGAAGAAGAAATCAAAGACGCTTTGCCTTTTGAATCCCATGCGGAAGTCATTTATGGCCTGTTGCGGGATGGGATATTTGTTGCCCATAACGCGGACTTTGATTTATCGTTTTTGCAGGCGGAACTGGAACGGTCAGGGTTCCCGAAATGGAAGGGAAAGAAAATCGACACGGTGGAACTGTCAAAAATTGTATTTCCAACGGCGCTAGGCTTTAAATTGGGAGATCTTGCAAGCGATTTGAAGATTCCGCTCAACCATGCCCATCGTGCGGATGATGACGCAATGGCGACGGCACTGCTCTTAAAAAAATGCTGGGAAGAAATTTTGGCATTGCCCATCCATACAATTGAACAATTGCATAAACATTCATTCAAGATAAAATCGAACATTTCCCATTTATTGTTTCATGCATTGCAAATCAAGCGGAAATCAGTTGAGGATGAGGATGGATTTATTTTTTACAACCAGCTGGCATTAAAAAAGAAAGAGCCTACCGCTGATTACGATGAATTAACTTCGGCATATCCGCATTCCGATCAGGAAAAAACGGCGCTTCTATCCAAGCAATTTCCCCATTTCGAAGAGCGGCAGGGCCAGTTTCAGATGATGGATGCCATTTGGGATACGCTCCAGCAAAAAAATGAAATTATGATCGAGGCTTCCACCGGGGTAGGGAAAACCCTGGGATATTTATTGCCTTCCTTCATTTATGCCAAGCAGCAAGGAAAGAAAGTTTGCATCAGCACGTACACCTCTTTTTTGCTGGAACAAATTTTATATAAAGAAATTCCGAAAATGGAAAAGGTTTTTGGAATGAAAATCCATGCCTCCCTCCTCAAAGGGATGCAAAATTATATCGATATTGAATTATTTGAACAGCTGCTCGAACAAGAGGAGCATTCCTATGATGAAACATTGACGCTTATGCAAATTCTTGTTTGGCTTTCCAAAACCGAAACGGGGGACTTGAGTGAATTGAATCTCTCCGGCGGAGGACAGCTGTTGATTGATAAAATCCGCAAAGTCCGCCGAAATGACAATCCCTATGATTTTTATGAAAGAGCACTGGCGGAAAGCGCAAAATCCGATATTATTGTGACAAACCATGCAATGTTATTGGCCGATTTGGAGCGCCTTGAGCCAATTTTTCAATCGATTGACGGATGGATCATCGATGAGGCGCATCAGTTCATCCATGCGGCGATTCATCGCCAGCAAGTGGTTTTTTCTTATGCTCAATGGAAATATTATTTTGGACAAATTGGACATGCATCGGAAAATGGGTTATTTCATAAATTCCAAGTGGCAGCAATGCAAACAGGAAGATTTTCAAAGCAGCTATTCATTCAATTAGAAAAATATTTTCAAATAACATTGGAACGGTTTGAGCAAGTGATGGAAGACCTTGTCCACTCGATGAAAGATCGGAGACAGCCTTTTTTGGAATATCGGCATACGGCATTCTTGAAAGAGTTATCATTAAAAAAACCTTTATTAAAAGAAGTGTCGAGCGCTTTGCAAAGTTGGATCGATTTGGCGGAACAAGCGTCAAACCATTTTCGTCATCATGGGGAAGAATTATCAAAGGAAAGCAGGCTGCTACTGGAGCGATGGGATTATTGGATTCGTGAATGGAAAATGAAATTGGCGGAATGGGATCAAATCTTTTTTGTGGATAATCATTGGCATGCCGTTTGGATTGAATTTGATAAAAGACATGTTCCGGGAAGCGTACGCATTTATAGAAAGCCGATCGAAATCAAAGAAGCGATTGTACGCATGTTTCAGTCATTACGAAAAAATGCCGGCATCGTCTGGACTTCGGGGACACTCACCATTCCCAATAATGAACGTTTTATCGCAAAGGACTTGGGGATCTCAGACGATGTTCCTGTTTTGAAATTGGAAGCCCCCCAAAACTATTACGCCGGCGCAAAAGTTTATATTGCAACGGATATGCCGGATATTCAAGGAGTTCCGCAGTCGGAGTATATTGAATCGGTGGCAGCGGCTGTCACTCAAATTGTCCAATCCGTCGAAGGCCGCTGTTTTGTATTGTTCACCTCCCAGGAAATGTTAAAGCGGACGGTGGAACTGATCCAGGAAGCGGAATTATTAAATGATTATTTACTCTTTGCCCAGGGGGTTACAGGGGGCAGCCGGATGCGGTTATTAAAATCTTTCCAAAAGTTTCAGCGTTCCGTATTGTTCGGCACAAACAGCTTTTGGGAAGGAGTCGATGTTCCCGGTGAGGAGTTGAGCGCCGTCATTATTGTAAGGCTTCCTTTCTCATCACCGGATGAACCGACTTTTAAAGCCAAAGCGGCGTTATTAAAAGCAAAAGGGCAGAACGCTTTTACGGATTTGTCATTGCCCGAAGCGATTTTAAGATTCAAACAAGGTTTTGGAAGGCTCATCCGCTCATCGAAAGATCGGGGGGCATTGATCGTGTTGGATCGACGGATTGAAACGAAATCATACGGGAAGGAATTTATCAAAGCCCTTCCGGACATCAAAATTGAAAAACTCCCGCTTCAACATATGGTGAAAGATTTGCAACATTGGTATAATAACTAACGTGAGGAAGAACAGCAGATAAACAACGATAAAACTTGACAAAAAACAAGGTGTTCAAATGAAAAATTGGATTATTTTTATCATTAGTTTTGTGTTAATATTAACTATTGGAATATCTGTTTTAGTCCTCTGGGAAGCATCGAGTCCATTCACGAAAATTGAAAAGCAGGCGGTGGAATTGGCAATCTCATCAGACTCGATCAAAACGGCTGATGACGCTTATGTCTACAATGGAAATAAGCCGTATGTCACCGTTTTTGGGGTTGATGAAGAAGGGGTTGAAAAAGCCGTTTTTGTACCGATCACGTTGGATGAAAAATCGATACAAATCGTTCGGTTGGACGAAGGCATTTCAGAGGAAGAGGCGATATCGCACATAGATAAAAAAGATGTCAAAGAAGTGCTTCATACAAAATTAGGCTATGAGGAACCGGGGGCCGTTTGGGAAATTGCCTATATCAACAAATCGGACAAACTCAATTATGTCTATATTTTGTTTGAAGATGGACAATGGTGGAAACGCATTTTGAATTTATAGAGGAGTCGATTAGGAATGAAAGAATTTTTGGCCAATCGTGTAAAAACTTTAACACCTTCGTCAACTTTAGCAATTACGGCAAAAGCGAAAGAAATGAAAGCGCAAGGCATCGACGTGATTGGACTTGGAGCGGGTGAACCGGATTTCAATACGCCGCAAAACATCATCGATGCAGCTATCGATTCAATGCAAAAAGGATACACAAAATATACTCCTTCCGGTGGTCTTCCGGCTTTAAAACAAGCGATCATCGAAAAGTTTAAACGTGATAACCAATTGGAATATCAACCGAATGAAATTATTGTAGGTGTTGGAGCAAAGCATGTTCTTTACACTTTATTCCAAGTGATTATTAATGATGGCGATGAAGTCATTATTCCAATTCCTTATTGGGTTTCTTATACTGAACAAGTCAAACTTGCCGGCGGTGTTCCAGTCTTTATCGAAACAACGAGTGAAAGAAATTATAAAATAACACCGGAACAACTGAAAAACGCCATTACGGATAAAACAAAAGCGGTGATCATCAACTCCCCAAGCAATCCAACGGGAATGATTTACACACGCGAAGAATTGGAAGAAATCGCGAAAGTGGCGCTCGAGCACAATATTTTGATCATTTCGGATGAAATTTACGAGAAACTTGTTTACAATGGTGCGGAACATTATTCCATCGCGCAACTTTCCGAAGAAGTAAAAGCGAAAACCATTGTCATTAACGGTGTTTCAAAATCCCATTCAATGACAGGTTGGAGAATCGGATATGCGGCCGGAGATGCAGATATTATTAAAGCGATGACCGACTTGGCATCCCACTCAACTTCCAATCCGACGACAGCTTCCCAATATGCGGCGATTGAAGCCTACAATGGTCCGCAAGATTCGGTGGAAGAAATGAGAAAAGCTTTCGAATCCCGTTTGGAAATCATTTATCCAAAATTGAGCGCCATCCCTGGATTTAAAGTGGTAAAACCTCAAGGTGCTTTCTATTTATTGCCGGATGTGAGCGAGGCAGCGGCGAAAACGGGATTTGCATCGGTGGATGATTTTGCAAGCGCGCTTTTAACTGAAGCGAATGTTGCGGTGATCCCTGGTTCCGGTTTCGGTGCCCCTTCCAATATCCGCATCAGTTATGCCACTTCTTTGGATTTATTGGAAGAAGCAGTGAGCCGCATCGAAAAATTCGTAAAAGATCGTTGGCAACAATAATATTTGTTTTCACTTATAGCGTCCGTTTTTTACGGGCGCTTACTTTCTAATGAAAGGAGTCAGGGAAATGAAACAACAGAATGATCGGCTCCGTAAGTGGATTGAGCAAAAACATGTGGGCATCCCTGAACTTTTTTTTCGTTATTACAAAAAATTGGGAATCTCAGATGAAGATGCCATGTTATTATTGCATTTGATCGCTTTTCATTCCGAAAACATCCATTTTCCAACGCCAAACGATTTGGCCGAAAGAATGCACTTTTCGGTAGAAGAAATTTCCGAGAAGCTGGGGCGGCTTGTGAAAAAGGGCATAATCGAAATCACCAGCGGGGTTGACGCGAACGGGAAATTATATGAAAAAATTACATTATTCCCTTTATGGGAGCGGATTTTGGATCTCATCGATCTACAAACGATGAATCAAGAGGAAGAAAATCAGAAAAAAGAAGAAGGGGAAATCTTCACGCTTTTTGAACAGGAATTTGGCCGTTTGCTTTCACCGATGGAAATAGAAACGATTTCTTCCTGGTTGGATCAGGACAACCACTCCCCGGCCATCATCCGAGAAGCATTAAAAGAAGCCGTGCTTGCCGGAAAGCTGTCTTTGCGTTATATCGACCGCATTTTGTTTGAATGGAAAAAGAAAAACATCCGGACCATTCAACAAGTCGAAAAGCAAAGGGAACAATTCGCAAAACAGAGTTCCCCTTC includes:
- the dinG gene encoding ATP-dependent DNA helicase DinG, translated to MENQKFVIVDLETTGHSPKAGDRIIQISMVIMKNWEVEETFTTFIDPKRSIPFFIQDLTNISEEEIKDALPFESHAEVIYGLLRDGIFVAHNADFDLSFLQAELERSGFPKWKGKKIDTVELSKIVFPTALGFKLGDLASDLKIPLNHAHRADDDAMATALLLKKCWEEILALPIHTIEQLHKHSFKIKSNISHLLFHALQIKRKSVEDEDGFIFYNQLALKKKEPTADYDELTSAYPHSDQEKTALLSKQFPHFEERQGQFQMMDAIWDTLQQKNEIMIEASTGVGKTLGYLLPSFIYAKQQGKKVCISTYTSFLLEQILYKEIPKMEKVFGMKIHASLLKGMQNYIDIELFEQLLEQEEHSYDETLTLMQILVWLSKTETGDLSELNLSGGGQLLIDKIRKVRRNDNPYDFYERALAESAKSDIIVTNHAMLLADLERLEPIFQSIDGWIIDEAHQFIHAAIHRQQVVFSYAQWKYYFGQIGHASENGLFHKFQVAAMQTGRFSKQLFIQLEKYFQITLERFEQVMEDLVHSMKDRRQPFLEYRHTAFLKELSLKKPLLKEVSSALQSWIDLAEQASNHFRHHGEELSKESRLLLERWDYWIREWKMKLAEWDQIFFVDNHWHAVWIEFDKRHVPGSVRIYRKPIEIKEAIVRMFQSLRKNAGIVWTSGTLTIPNNERFIAKDLGISDDVPVLKLEAPQNYYAGAKVYIATDMPDIQGVPQSEYIESVAAAVTQIVQSVEGRCFVLFTSQEMLKRTVELIQEAELLNDYLLFAQGVTGGSRMRLLKSFQKFQRSVLFGTNSFWEGVDVPGEELSAVIIVRLPFSSPDEPTFKAKAALLKAKGQNAFTDLSLPEAILRFKQGFGRLIRSSKDRGALIVLDRRIETKSYGKEFIKALPDIKIEKLPLQHMVKDLQHWYNN
- a CDS encoding DUF5590 domain-containing protein produces the protein MKNWIIFIISFVLILTIGISVLVLWEASSPFTKIEKQAVELAISSDSIKTADDAYVYNGNKPYVTVFGVDEEGVEKAVFVPITLDEKSIQIVRLDEGISEEEAISHIDKKDVKEVLHTKLGYEEPGAVWEIAYINKSDKLNYVYILFEDGQWWKRILNL
- a CDS encoding pyridoxal phosphate-dependent aminotransferase, translating into MKEFLANRVKTLTPSSTLAITAKAKEMKAQGIDVIGLGAGEPDFNTPQNIIDAAIDSMQKGYTKYTPSGGLPALKQAIIEKFKRDNQLEYQPNEIIVGVGAKHVLYTLFQVIINDGDEVIIPIPYWVSYTEQVKLAGGVPVFIETTSERNYKITPEQLKNAITDKTKAVIINSPSNPTGMIYTREELEEIAKVALEHNILIISDEIYEKLVYNGAEHYSIAQLSEEVKAKTIVINGVSKSHSMTGWRIGYAAGDADIIKAMTDLASHSTSNPTTASQYAAIEAYNGPQDSVEEMRKAFESRLEIIYPKLSAIPGFKVVKPQGAFYLLPDVSEAAAKTGFASVDDFASALLTEANVAVIPGSGFGAPSNIRISYATSLDLLEEAVSRIEKFVKDRWQQ
- a CDS encoding DnaD domain-containing protein codes for the protein MKQQNDRLRKWIEQKHVGIPELFFRYYKKLGISDEDAMLLLHLIAFHSENIHFPTPNDLAERMHFSVEEISEKLGRLVKKGIIEITSGVDANGKLYEKITLFPLWERILDLIDLQTMNQEEENQKKEEGEIFTLFEQEFGRLLSPMEIETISSWLDQDNHSPAIIREALKEAVLAGKLSLRYIDRILFEWKKKNIRTIQQVEKQREQFAKQSSPSIPPKPFTTDHHKKVPFYNWLDERE